The Pantoea sp. At-9b genome includes a window with the following:
- the fdxH gene encoding formate dehydrogenase subunit beta gives MAYQSQDIIRRSATNGVTPPPQARNHQQEVAKLIDVTTCIGCKACQVACSEWNDIRDEVGHNVGVYDNPADLTAKSWTVMRFSEVEENGKLEWLIRKDGCMHCADPGCLKACPSEGAIIQYANGIVDFQSEQCIGCGYCIAGCPFDVPRLNKEDNRVYKCTLCVDRVTVGQEPACVKTCPTGAIHFGSKVDMQTLAGERVEELKTRGYDHAGLYDPAGVGGTHVMYVLHHANKPQLYHGLPENPSISSAVTFWKGIWKPLAAVGFAATFAAAVFHYVGVGPNRVDDDEEQK, from the coding sequence ATGGCTTATCAATCGCAAGACATTATCCGCCGCTCCGCCACCAACGGCGTGACGCCACCGCCGCAGGCACGCAACCATCAGCAGGAGGTGGCGAAACTGATCGACGTCACCACCTGCATCGGCTGCAAAGCCTGCCAGGTCGCCTGTTCCGAGTGGAACGACATCCGCGATGAAGTTGGTCATAACGTCGGGGTGTATGACAACCCGGCGGATTTGACCGCCAAATCCTGGACGGTGATGCGGTTTTCTGAAGTCGAAGAGAACGGCAAGCTGGAGTGGCTGATCCGTAAGGATGGCTGCATGCACTGCGCCGATCCGGGTTGTCTCAAGGCCTGTCCTTCAGAAGGGGCGATCATTCAGTACGCCAACGGCATTGTCGATTTTCAGTCTGAGCAATGTATTGGCTGCGGCTACTGCATCGCCGGTTGCCCGTTCGACGTGCCGCGCCTCAATAAAGAGGATAACCGCGTATATAAATGCACCTTGTGTGTCGATCGTGTCACCGTCGGTCAGGAGCCGGCCTGTGTGAAAACCTGCCCGACCGGAGCCATTCATTTCGGCAGCAAAGTGGATATGCAAACCCTGGCCGGAGAACGGGTGGAGGAGCTGAAAACACGCGGTTACGACCATGCCGGATTGTACGATCCGGCTGGCGTCGGCGGTACGCATGTGATGTATGTGCTGCATCATGCCAACAAACCGCAGCTGTATCACGGCCTGCCGGAAAACCCGAGCATCAGCTCCGCCGTCACCTTCTGGAAAGGTATCTGGAAACCGCTGGCGGCGGTGGGCTTTGCCGCCACCTTTGCGGCGGCGGTGTTCCACTATGTCGGTGTCGGGCCAAACCGGGTCGACGATGACGAGGAGCAAAAATGA
- the fdnG gene encoding formate dehydrogenase-N subunit alpha: MNVSRRKFFKICAGGMAGTTAALLGFTPELALAETRQYKLLRARETRNTCTYCSVGCGLLMYSLGDGARNAKETIFHIEGDPDHPVSRGALCPKGAGLLDFVHSDSRLHYPEYRAPGSDHWQRITWDDAFDRIAKLMKADRDAHFVAQNADGVTVNRWLTTGMLCASASSNETGYLTQKMTRSLGMLAVDNQARVUHGPTVASLAPTFGRGAMTNHWVDIRNANLIVVMGGNAAEAHPVGFRWAMEAKIFNKAKLIVIDPRFTRTASVADFYTPIRSGSDIAFLSGVLRWLMENDKIQHEYVQAYTNASLIVREDYHFEDGLFSGYDADNRKYDKTSWNYELGEDGFAKRDDSLSHPRCVWNLLKQHVSRYTPEMVERICGTPKADFLHVCALIGETSARDRTTSFLYALGWTQHSIGAQNIRTMAMIQLLLGNMGMAGGGVNALRGHSNIQGLTDLGLLSQSLPGYMTLPSEKQTDLQTYLNANTPKPALPGQVNYWGNYPKFFVSMMKAFFGDKAQAENSWGFDWLPKWDKGYDVLQYFEMMSQGKVNGYLCQGFNPVASFPNKRKVIDSLSKLKFLVTIDPLNTETSTFWQHHGEFNDVDPAQIQTEVFRLPSTCFAEENGSIVNSGRWLQWHWKGQDGPGESRNDGEILAGIYLRLREMYAREGGAAPEPVLNMTWNYLTPENPASEEVAMESNGKALADIMDDKGTLLVKKGQQLSTFAYLKDDGTTSSGCWIFAGSWTAEGNQMARRDNADPSGLGNTLNWSWAWPLNRRILYNRASADPQGNPWDAKRQLLKWDGSKWAGMDIPDYSTAAPGSNVGPFIMQPDGLGRLFALDKMAEGPFPEHYEPFETPIGTNPLHPNVVSNPAARVFKDDLAAMGHAAQFPYVGTTYRLTEHFHFWTKHARLNAIAQPEQFVEIGEVLANKLGIAQGDTVKVSSNRGYIKAKAVVTKRLRPLQVDGKTVDTIGIPIHWGYQGVAKKGFIANTLTPFVGDANTQTPEFKAFLVNVEKV; encoded by the coding sequence ATGAACGTCAGCAGAAGAAAATTCTTCAAAATCTGCGCAGGCGGTATGGCGGGGACCACGGCAGCCCTGCTCGGTTTTACCCCCGAGCTAGCGCTGGCGGAAACGCGACAGTACAAATTGTTGCGCGCCCGCGAAACCCGTAATACCTGCACCTACTGCTCCGTCGGCTGTGGCCTGTTGATGTACAGCCTCGGCGATGGCGCAAGAAACGCTAAAGAAACTATCTTCCATATTGAAGGCGATCCGGATCATCCGGTCAGTCGTGGCGCGCTGTGTCCGAAAGGCGCGGGCCTGCTGGATTTTGTCCACAGCGACAGCCGCCTGCACTACCCGGAATATCGCGCACCCGGTTCTGATCACTGGCAGCGCATCACGTGGGACGATGCCTTTGATCGCATCGCGAAACTGATGAAGGCGGACCGCGATGCCCACTTTGTGGCGCAGAACGCCGACGGTGTCACCGTCAACCGCTGGCTGACCACCGGCATGCTGTGCGCCTCGGCCTCCAGCAATGAAACGGGCTATCTCACCCAAAAAATGACCCGATCGCTCGGTATGCTGGCGGTCGACAACCAGGCACGCGTCTGACACGGACCAACGGTAGCAAGTCTTGCTCCAACATTTGGTCGCGGTGCGATGACCAATCACTGGGTCGACATCCGTAATGCCAACCTGATTGTGGTGATGGGCGGTAATGCGGCTGAAGCGCATCCGGTCGGTTTCCGTTGGGCGATGGAAGCCAAAATCTTCAACAAAGCCAAACTGATTGTCATCGATCCGCGCTTTACGCGTACTGCATCGGTGGCGGACTTCTATACGCCAATTCGCTCCGGTTCTGACATCGCTTTCCTGTCGGGCGTGCTGCGCTGGCTGATGGAAAACGACAAAATCCAGCACGAATATGTGCAGGCGTATACCAACGCCAGCCTGATTGTGCGCGAAGATTATCACTTTGAGGATGGCCTGTTTAGCGGCTATGACGCGGACAACCGTAAGTACGATAAAACCAGCTGGAACTACGAGCTGGGTGAGGATGGCTTCGCCAAACGCGACGACAGCCTGAGCCATCCGCGTTGCGTATGGAACTTGCTGAAGCAGCATGTCAGCCGCTATACGCCGGAGATGGTCGAACGTATTTGCGGCACACCCAAAGCCGATTTCCTGCATGTCTGCGCACTGATCGGCGAGACCAGCGCGCGCGATCGCACCACCTCGTTCCTCTATGCCCTTGGCTGGACGCAGCACTCCATTGGTGCGCAGAACATCCGCACCATGGCGATGATTCAGCTGCTGCTCGGCAACATGGGGATGGCGGGCGGCGGCGTCAATGCGCTACGTGGTCACTCCAATATTCAGGGACTGACCGATCTCGGCCTGCTGTCACAAAGCCTGCCGGGCTACATGACGCTACCGTCGGAAAAACAAACCGATCTGCAAACCTATCTCAACGCCAACACGCCAAAACCGGCGCTGCCCGGCCAGGTGAACTACTGGGGCAACTACCCGAAATTCTTCGTGAGCATGATGAAAGCCTTCTTTGGCGACAAAGCGCAGGCGGAGAATAGCTGGGGCTTTGACTGGCTGCCGAAGTGGGACAAAGGCTACGACGTGTTGCAGTACTTCGAGATGATGTCGCAGGGCAAGGTGAACGGTTACCTGTGCCAGGGCTTCAATCCGGTGGCATCGTTCCCCAATAAACGCAAAGTGATTGATTCACTGTCGAAGCTGAAGTTCCTCGTCACCATCGACCCGCTCAACACCGAAACCTCGACCTTCTGGCAGCATCACGGCGAGTTTAACGATGTTGACCCGGCACAGATTCAGACCGAGGTATTCCGCCTGCCCTCCACCTGTTTTGCCGAAGAGAACGGATCGATCGTTAACTCCGGCCGCTGGTTGCAGTGGCACTGGAAAGGCCAGGATGGCCCGGGTGAATCGCGCAACGACGGCGAAATCCTCGCGGGTATCTACCTGCGGCTGCGCGAGATGTATGCGCGTGAAGGCGGGGCCGCGCCGGAACCCGTGCTGAACATGACCTGGAACTACCTGACGCCAGAAAACCCGGCGTCGGAAGAGGTGGCGATGGAGAGCAACGGCAAGGCGCTGGCAGATATCATGGATGACAAAGGCACCCTGCTGGTGAAAAAAGGTCAGCAGCTTAGTACCTTTGCGTATCTCAAAGATGACGGCACTACCAGCAGCGGTTGCTGGATTTTCGCCGGGAGCTGGACCGCGGAAGGCAACCAGATGGCGCGCCGCGATAACGCTGACCCATCCGGCTTGGGTAACACGCTGAACTGGAGTTGGGCATGGCCGCTCAACCGCCGCATCCTCTACAACCGCGCGTCTGCCGACCCGCAGGGCAACCCGTGGGATGCCAAACGTCAATTGCTGAAATGGGATGGCAGTAAGTGGGCCGGGATGGATATCCCGGACTACAGCACCGCCGCACCCGGCAGCAACGTTGGGCCGTTTATCATGCAGCCCGATGGTTTGGGCCGCCTGTTCGCGCTCGACAAAATGGCGGAAGGCCCGTTCCCGGAACACTACGAACCGTTTGAGACACCGATTGGTACCAACCCGCTGCATCCTAATGTGGTGTCAAATCCGGCGGCACGCGTGTTCAAAGATGATCTGGCGGCCATGGGCCACGCCGCTCAGTTCCCGTATGTCGGCACCACCTATCGCCTCACCGAGCATTTCCACTTCTGGACCAAACACGCGCGGCTCAACGCCATCGCGCAGCCGGAGCAGTTTGTGGAGATTGGCGAAGTGCTGGCGAATAAGCTGGGTATCGCGCAGGGCGACACGGTGAAAGTCAGCTCGAATCGCGGCTATATCAAAGCCAAAGCGGTGGTCACCAAACGTCTACGGCCGTTGCAGGTGGATGGCAAAACCGTGGATACCATCGGTATCCCGATTCACTGGGGTTATCAGGGCGTGGCGAAAAAAGGCTTTATCGCCAATACCCTGACGCCGTTTGTTGGCGACGCCAACACGCAAACGCCGGAGTTTAAGGCATTCCTGGTTAACGTCGAGAAGGTGTAA
- the fdhD gene encoding formate dehydrogenase accessory sulfurtransferase FdhD, which translates to MAHAEPDWLAQEVPVALVYNGISHVVMMATPNDLEAFAVGFSLSEGIIDAPQEIFGLDVVAGCNGIEVQIELSSRRFMALKEQRRAMAGRTGCGVCGVEQLDQIGKPITPLPFTQTFSLEHLDTGLARLRDFQPVGELTGCTHAAAWMSPQGELRGGCEDVGRHVALDKLLGYRSKADWQQGAVLVSSRASYEMVQKSAMCGVEILFAVSAATQLAVEVAQRSNLTLVGFSKPGRATIYTHPQRLR; encoded by the coding sequence ATGGCCCATGCGGAGCCGGACTGGCTGGCGCAGGAAGTCCCGGTGGCCCTGGTCTACAACGGCATCTCCCACGTGGTGATGATGGCGACGCCCAATGACCTGGAGGCGTTTGCCGTTGGCTTTTCACTGTCCGAAGGCATTATCGACGCGCCGCAGGAGATATTTGGTCTTGATGTGGTCGCGGGCTGCAACGGCATAGAAGTACAAATCGAACTCTCCAGCCGCCGCTTTATGGCGCTGAAAGAACAGCGTCGGGCGATGGCGGGTCGCACCGGTTGTGGCGTCTGTGGGGTGGAGCAGCTGGACCAGATTGGCAAACCGATTACGCCGCTGCCCTTTACCCAGACGTTTTCCCTTGAGCATCTCGATACCGGCCTGGCGCGTCTGCGCGACTTCCAGCCGGTGGGTGAATTGACCGGTTGCACTCATGCCGCCGCCTGGATGTCGCCACAGGGCGAGCTGCGCGGCGGCTGTGAAGATGTTGGCCGCCACGTGGCGCTGGATAAGTTACTGGGCTATCGCAGCAAGGCCGACTGGCAGCAGGGCGCAGTGCTGGTTTCCAGTCGCGCCAGTTATGAGATGGTGCAGAAGTCAGCGATGTGTGGCGTTGAGATTCTGTTCGCGGTATCGGCGGCAACGCAGCTGGCGGTGGAGGTGGCGCAACGCAGCAACCTGACGCTGGTCGGCTTCAGTAAACCGGGGCGTGCCACCATTTATACCCATCCACAGCGGTTGCGTTAA
- a CDS encoding DeoR/GlpR family DNA-binding transcription regulator, producing the protein MLQETRLHRIRALLTTHHQVSTERVIKELGISRETARRDIIELEAQGVARRVHGGLVAVDSQPEAPLRVRRSAQAKEKRAIAVAAVQHLQPGQTLFLDSGTTTTLLAEELRTMSGLTIITNSLQAALALSAAEEHEPLNNQVILLGGMMSAGAQQTRGEMTVGEIYRYRADVALLSPVGIEAKHGATSFHPHEAAIARAMVQQASRTILLADHSKLGVVSRTQYAPIAEIDLLICDAGQAKPGALSALQQALAQVQVV; encoded by the coding sequence ATGTTGCAGGAAACCCGTTTACATCGCATTCGTGCGCTGCTGACGACACATCATCAGGTCAGTACCGAACGCGTCATCAAAGAGCTGGGTATTTCGCGGGAAACGGCACGGCGCGACATTATCGAGCTGGAAGCACAGGGTGTGGCACGACGCGTCCATGGTGGCCTGGTGGCGGTCGACAGCCAGCCAGAAGCGCCGCTCCGCGTGCGCCGCAGCGCGCAGGCAAAGGAGAAACGCGCCATTGCCGTGGCGGCGGTACAGCATCTGCAACCGGGCCAGACGCTCTTCCTCGATTCCGGTACCACCACCACCCTGCTGGCCGAGGAGCTGCGCACCATGTCCGGGCTGACCATCATCACCAACAGCCTGCAAGCCGCGCTGGCGCTGAGTGCCGCTGAAGAACATGAGCCGCTGAATAATCAGGTGATTTTACTGGGTGGCATGATGTCTGCCGGGGCGCAACAGACGCGTGGTGAAATGACGGTGGGCGAGATTTATCGCTATCGGGCCGATGTGGCGTTGCTGTCACCGGTCGGGATTGAGGCCAAACACGGTGCCACCAGTTTTCACCCGCATGAAGCGGCGATTGCGCGCGCTATGGTGCAACAGGCCAGCCGCACCATTCTGCTGGCGGACCACAGCAAACTGGGCGTGGTCAGCCGCACGCAATACGCACCGATTGCCGAGATTGATCTGCTGATCTGCGATGCGGGCCAGGCAAAACCCGGCGCGCTCAGCGCACTGCAACAGGCGCTGGCACAGGTGCAGGTGGTTTAA
- a CDS encoding aspartate aminotransferase family protein: protein MATRSTIMDTNSFRAEHADGLDADTRKLTDKRSKVLGESYRLFYRKPVHLVRGEGQYLWDAAGNKYLDVYNNVASIGHCHPAVIEAVNQQMKMLNTHTRYLHERILDYSEELLATTPDAIDRAMYMCTGSEANDLAIRVARAFSGGTGIIVSQEAYHGTSDLTSGASPALGTGQPLAPTTRLVPPPDHYRVNAPDLGEWFANEIQKQIDDMKAHGIKFAGFLADSIFSSDGVLPNPPGFLQKAVDVVHANGGIFIADEVQPGFARTGDAFWGFARHGVVPDVVTTGKPMGNGIPVSGLLAKSDVLAAFSDEIPYFNTFGGNPVAMAAAQAVLKVIKEEGLQEHSRVVGAKLQAELAKLMARHEAIGDVRGAGLFIGFELVADRSSKTPDKALALDLIEKLRDHHVLTSVAGPYGNVLKLRPPLAFQESDIDWLVGALDKSLTELGR from the coding sequence ATGGCTACACGTTCCACCATCATGGATACCAACAGTTTTCGTGCTGAGCACGCCGACGGTCTGGACGCCGATACGCGCAAACTGACGGATAAACGCAGCAAAGTGCTGGGCGAGTCGTATCGCCTGTTCTACCGTAAACCAGTGCATTTGGTGCGCGGTGAAGGGCAGTATCTGTGGGACGCCGCAGGGAACAAATATCTGGACGTGTACAACAACGTGGCCAGCATTGGCCATTGCCATCCGGCGGTGATTGAGGCGGTGAATCAGCAGATGAAGATGCTGAATACCCATACCCGTTATCTGCACGAACGTATCCTCGATTACAGCGAAGAACTGCTGGCAACCACCCCGGACGCCATCGACCGTGCGATGTATATGTGTACCGGTTCGGAAGCCAATGACCTGGCGATCCGCGTGGCGCGCGCTTTCAGCGGCGGCACCGGCATTATCGTGTCGCAGGAGGCTTACCACGGCACCAGCGACCTGACGTCTGGCGCGTCTCCGGCGCTGGGCACCGGCCAGCCGCTGGCTCCGACCACCCGTCTGGTGCCGCCGCCAGATCATTACCGCGTTAATGCGCCTGATCTGGGCGAGTGGTTTGCTAATGAAATCCAGAAGCAAATCGACGACATGAAGGCACACGGTATTAAGTTCGCCGGTTTCCTTGCCGACTCGATTTTCTCCTCCGATGGAGTACTGCCGAACCCGCCGGGCTTCCTGCAAAAAGCGGTGGATGTGGTGCATGCCAACGGCGGTATCTTTATTGCCGACGAAGTACAGCCAGGCTTTGCCCGTACCGGTGATGCTTTCTGGGGCTTTGCCCGTCACGGCGTAGTGCCGGACGTGGTAACCACCGGTAAGCCGATGGGCAACGGTATTCCGGTTTCTGGTCTGCTGGCGAAAAGTGATGTGCTGGCCGCGTTCAGCGACGAGATTCCTTACTTCAACACCTTTGGTGGCAACCCGGTGGCGATGGCCGCGGCGCAGGCGGTGCTGAAAGTGATCAAGGAAGAGGGCTTGCAGGAACACAGCCGCGTAGTGGGTGCCAAATTGCAGGCTGAGCTGGCAAAACTGATGGCAAGGCACGAGGCGATTGGCGATGTGCGCGGTGCCGGTCTGTTTATTGGTTTCGAGCTGGTGGCCGATCGCAGCAGCAAAACCCCGGACAAGGCACTGGCGCTGGATTTAATCGAGAAGCTGCGTGACCACCACGTGCTGACCTCGGTGGCCGGTCCCTACGGTAACGTGTTGAAACTGCGTCCACCGTTGGCATTCCAGGAAAGCGATATCGACTGGCTGGTCGGTGCGCTGGATAAATCGTTGACTGAGCTGGGTCGCTAA
- the sodA gene encoding superoxide dismutase [Mn] has product MSYSLPSLPYDYDALEPHFDKQTMEIHHSKHHQAYVNNANAALESLAGTEFDGIPVEELIAKLDKLPADKKGPLRNNAGGHANHSLFWKGLKLGTTLQGELKAAIEKDFGSVEKFQEEFEKAATTRFGSGWAWLVKKGDKLAVVSTANQDSPLMGEAISGASGFPIIGLDVWEHAYYLKYQNKRPDYIKAFWNVVNWDEAAARFASAK; this is encoded by the coding sequence ATGAGTTATTCACTGCCATCCCTGCCTTACGACTACGACGCACTGGAACCGCACTTCGACAAGCAGACGATGGAAATCCATCACTCTAAACACCACCAGGCTTATGTAAACAACGCCAATGCCGCGCTGGAATCACTGGCTGGCACCGAATTCGACGGTATTCCGGTTGAAGAACTGATCGCTAAACTGGACAAACTGCCAGCAGACAAAAAAGGCCCACTGCGTAACAACGCCGGTGGTCACGCGAACCACAGCCTGTTCTGGAAAGGTCTGAAACTCGGCACCACCCTGCAGGGTGAACTGAAAGCTGCCATTGAGAAAGATTTCGGCAGCGTGGAAAAATTCCAGGAAGAGTTTGAGAAAGCCGCTACCACCCGCTTTGGCTCTGGCTGGGCGTGGCTGGTGAAAAAAGGCGACAAGCTGGCGGTGGTATCTACTGCGAACCAGGACAGCCCGCTGATGGGTGAAGCGATCTCTGGCGCTTCTGGCTTCCCGATCATCGGTCTGGATGTGTGGGAACACGCTTACTACCTGAAATATCAGAACAAACGTCCTGATTACATCAAAGCGTTCTGGAACGTGGTGAACTGGGACGAAGCTGCTGCACGTTTCGCGTCAGCCAAGTAA
- a CDS encoding VirK/YbjX family protein, translated as MSMITTSVTNNDSSTSLFFQLITGKFVPNKLWRSKSFRLKFALRTLVYPVTTHRYLNQLAALPQLPQMLTVQGLLPAKPHRPYLCAGFSVAQRAQAILDHYHLMAELENATLRQLLQSPGDNLLTRFKGKNDESFVIHCCPGRFDREGEITLELRYEEKLIASLSFSIFNQNQQRCLLIGGLQGPRKHISNDVIRDATKAAHGLFPKRLLMEAVFILAQQCGVQAMSAVGDTTHVFRSLRYRHSKGDHFFASYSEFWQSLGGEARADGVFTLPLQMARKSLDEIASKKRAEYRRRYELLDNLTQQVLLAAGVAEVRDVSHAA; from the coding sequence ATGTCTATGATAACAACTTCAGTGACGAATAATGATTCGTCCACATCGCTGTTTTTTCAGTTAATAACTGGAAAGTTTGTGCCAAATAAATTGTGGCGTAGCAAAAGTTTCCGGCTTAAATTTGCGTTACGAACACTGGTTTATCCTGTTACTACTCACCGTTACCTGAATCAGCTGGCCGCGTTGCCGCAGCTGCCGCAAATGCTGACGGTACAGGGGTTGCTGCCTGCCAAACCGCATCGTCCGTATCTGTGCGCTGGCTTCAGCGTGGCGCAACGCGCGCAGGCGATTCTCGACCATTATCACCTGATGGCTGAGCTGGAAAACGCCACCCTGCGTCAGTTGCTGCAAAGTCCGGGCGATAATCTGCTGACCCGCTTTAAAGGTAAAAATGACGAATCATTTGTGATTCACTGCTGTCCAGGGCGTTTTGACCGTGAAGGCGAAATTACGCTGGAATTGCGCTATGAAGAGAAATTGATCGCCTCGTTGTCATTCTCTATTTTTAATCAGAACCAACAAAGATGCTTATTAATTGGTGGATTGCAGGGACCGCGAAAACATATTTCTAATGATGTGATTCGTGATGCCACCAAAGCCGCGCACGGTTTATTCCCGAAACGTTTGTTGATGGAAGCGGTGTTTATTCTGGCTCAGCAGTGTGGGGTTCAGGCGATGAGTGCGGTGGGGGATACCACCCATGTCTTTCGCAGTCTGCGCTATCGGCACAGCAAGGGCGACCACTTCTTTGCCAGCTACAGTGAATTCTGGCAGTCATTGGGCGGGGAAGCGCGGGCAGATGGCGTATTTACCTTGCCATTGCAGATGGCGCGTAAATCGCTGGACGAGATCGCCAGCAAAAAACGTGCGGAATATCGCCGTCGTTATGAATTGCTGGATAACCTGACGCAGCAGGTATTGCTGGCGGCAGGTGTGGCAGAAGTACGCGACGTGTCACACGCCGCGTAA
- a CDS encoding YibL family ribosome-associated protein, which yields MKEQEKAEIKRLSDQLDALNRKEPQLLEAGDAEKIGALLKEKEALVVEIERLRGVRDEKLSKEAQQLQKLPFSREITKKEQANMGALKKSVRGLVVVHPMTALGREMGLKVMTGYAKQPF from the coding sequence ATGAAAGAACAAGAAAAAGCTGAGATCAAACGCCTGAGCGATCAGCTGGATGCCCTGAACCGCAAAGAACCGCAGCTGCTGGAAGCCGGTGATGCCGAAAAAATCGGTGCACTGCTGAAAGAGAAAGAAGCGCTGGTGGTCGAAATTGAGCGCCTGCGTGGCGTGCGTGACGAGAAGTTAAGCAAAGAAGCGCAGCAGCTCCAGAAGCTGCCGTTCAGCCGTGAAATCACCAAAAAAGAACAGGCTAATATGGGTGCGCTGAAGAAAAGCGTGCGCGGCCTGGTGGTGGTACACCCGATGACCGCGCTCGGACGTGAAATGGGTCTGAAGGTGATGACCGGCTACGCGAAGCAGCCGTTCTGA
- the mtlR gene encoding mannitol operon repressor MtlR, translating to MQAIMEEKQAFENRVLERLNAGRSVRSFLIAAVELLTEAVNLLVLQVFRKDDYAVKYAVEPLLLGNGPLGEMSVRLKLIYGLGVINRHEYEDCELLLALREELNHDTNEYRFTDDEILGPFSELHCVAAWPPKPDFTRDDDELRAMQQQRYLQMVRSTMVLSLTELISRISHKQAFKKPAV from the coding sequence ATGCAGGCAATAATGGAAGAGAAGCAAGCTTTTGAAAACCGGGTGCTTGAGCGCCTGAACGCCGGTCGTTCGGTGAGAAGCTTCCTGATCGCCGCCGTTGAGCTGTTGACCGAAGCGGTTAACCTGCTGGTTTTGCAGGTTTTCCGCAAGGATGATTACGCCGTGAAATACGCCGTGGAGCCGTTGCTGCTGGGCAACGGCCCGCTCGGCGAGATGTCAGTACGGCTGAAGCTGATCTACGGTCTTGGCGTGATCAATCGCCATGAATATGAAGATTGTGAGCTGCTGCTGGCGCTGCGCGAGGAGTTGAATCACGACACCAATGAGTATCGTTTTACCGACGATGAAATCCTCGGCCCTTTTAGCGAATTGCACTGCGTCGCGGCCTGGCCGCCAAAACCCGACTTTACCCGTGATGATGACGAACTGCGTGCCATGCAGCAGCAGCGTTATTTGCAGATGGTCCGTTCGACCATGGTGTTGTCACTCACCGAACTGATTTCCCGCATCTCCCATAAGCAGGCGTTTAAAAAACCCGCGGTTTGA
- the mtlD gene encoding mannitol-1-phosphate 5-dehydrogenase, with product MKALHFGAGNIGRGFIGKLLADAGIELVFADVNQVVLDALNARHEYPVHVVGEQAKVEIVKGVSAVNSTSDDIVALIAEVDIVTTAVGPQILERIAGGVAKGLACRRDNGNVRPLNIIACENMVRGTSQLKQHVLKALPEQYHAWVEAHVGFVDSAVDRIVPPSEAGSNDPLEVTVETFSEWIVDKTQFKGELPNIPGMELTDNLMAFVERKLFTLNTGHAITAYLGQLAGHATIRDAILDQKIRAVVQGAMEESGAVLIKRYGFEADKHAAYIQKILSRFENPYLKDDVERVGRQPLRKLSAGDRLIKPTLGTLEYQLPHANLVQGIAAAMHYRSAQDPQAQELAALLAEKGPQATLAQISGLDANSEVVTSVVSAYNRK from the coding sequence ATGAAAGCGTTACATTTTGGAGCAGGTAACATCGGCCGTGGTTTTATCGGTAAGCTGCTGGCTGATGCCGGTATCGAACTGGTGTTTGCGGATGTGAATCAGGTGGTTCTTGATGCCCTTAACGCCCGTCATGAGTATCCGGTTCATGTGGTTGGCGAGCAGGCGAAAGTCGAGATTGTGAAAGGTGTCAGTGCCGTGAACAGCACCAGCGATGACATCGTGGCGCTGATCGCTGAGGTTGATATCGTTACCACGGCGGTTGGTCCGCAGATTCTGGAGCGCATCGCCGGTGGCGTCGCCAAAGGTCTGGCCTGCCGCCGCGATAACGGTAATGTCCGTCCGCTGAATATCATTGCCTGCGAAAACATGGTGCGCGGCACCAGCCAGTTAAAACAACACGTCCTGAAAGCACTGCCAGAGCAGTACCACGCCTGGGTTGAAGCACACGTTGGCTTTGTTGATTCCGCAGTGGACCGCATCGTGCCGCCGTCAGAAGCCGGCAGCAATGATCCGCTGGAAGTCACGGTTGAAACCTTCAGTGAGTGGATCGTCGATAAAACCCAGTTCAAAGGCGAGCTGCCAAACATTCCGGGCATGGAACTGACCGACAACCTGATGGCGTTTGTCGAGCGTAAGCTGTTCACCCTGAACACCGGTCACGCCATCACCGCCTACCTCGGCCAGCTGGCCGGTCACGCCACCATCCGCGATGCCATTCTTGATCAGAAAATCCGTGCCGTCGTGCAGGGTGCCATGGAAGAAAGCGGCGCGGTGCTGATCAAACGCTACGGCTTCGAGGCGGATAAACACGCCGCCTATATCCAGAAAATCCTCAGCCGCTTTGAAAACCCGTATCTGAAAGATGACGTGGAACGCGTAGGTCGTCAGCCGCTGCGTAAACTGAGCGCCGGCGATCGCCTGATCAAACCGACGCTGGGCACGCTGGAGTATCAGCTGCCGCACGCCAACCTGGTGCAGGGCATTGCTGCCGCGATGCATTACCGCAGCGCGCAGGACCCACAAGCGCAGGAACTGGCCGCGCTGCTGGCGGAAAAAGGCCCACAGGCCACCCTGGCGCAGATTTCCGGGCTGGATGCCAATAGCGAAGTGGTCACCTCGGTGGTGAGCGCCTATAACCGTAAATAA